The following coding sequences lie in one Megalodesulfovibrio gigas DSM 1382 = ATCC 19364 genomic window:
- a CDS encoding tyrosine-type recombinase/integrase, with translation MPIYQTKKGVWFVQYYLPGQKSPEKEYTGVGEAGRTRAKVRDAEIRLLKAKGALKPQRRGRMHLDELAQLYLDHAKSQGKSERWRKELGQLLNGVVLPRLATRPVDDLAYADVLALVNAAWPGRSPATINRYLSYLQAIFRFGIMQELTGKSPLAHWKKAREDRRPLQLTLEDLARIKEHAPEHLAWALEVMWELGARPGESELLALRWEHVDFVGLTIHVPGTKTEGADRVMPITEDFRARLLVMRQRSRCTHVIEYQGKPVKKFRRSLTSTVERAGIPYPVRMYDIRHLFASVMIKEGADVALVSKLLGHSTVQTTLKHYRHLLHGELAQAIAKKPALPGPKQKAVIHRVK, from the coding sequence ATGCCCATCTACCAAACCAAGAAAGGCGTCTGGTTCGTCCAGTATTACCTGCCCGGGCAGAAGAGCCCCGAGAAGGAGTACACGGGCGTGGGCGAGGCCGGGCGCACGCGTGCCAAGGTGCGCGATGCGGAAATCCGGCTGCTCAAGGCCAAGGGCGCGCTCAAGCCCCAGCGCCGCGGACGGATGCACCTGGATGAGCTGGCCCAGCTTTACCTGGACCACGCCAAGAGCCAGGGGAAAAGCGAGCGCTGGCGCAAGGAGTTGGGGCAACTGCTCAACGGTGTGGTGTTGCCCCGCCTTGCCACGCGGCCCGTGGACGACCTTGCCTATGCGGACGTGCTGGCCCTGGTCAATGCCGCGTGGCCAGGACGCAGCCCCGCCACCATCAACCGCTATCTGAGCTACCTTCAGGCCATCTTCCGCTTTGGGATCATGCAGGAGCTGACCGGCAAATCACCGCTGGCGCACTGGAAGAAGGCCCGCGAGGACCGGCGCCCCCTGCAGCTCACGCTTGAAGACCTGGCCCGCATCAAGGAGCATGCCCCGGAGCACCTCGCGTGGGCGCTGGAAGTCATGTGGGAACTGGGCGCACGCCCGGGGGAATCCGAGCTGCTGGCCCTCAGGTGGGAGCACGTGGATTTTGTCGGGCTGACCATCCACGTCCCAGGCACGAAGACAGAAGGCGCCGACAGGGTGATGCCCATCACGGAAGACTTCCGCGCCCGGCTGCTGGTCATGCGCCAGCGGTCGAGGTGCACCCATGTCATCGAATACCAGGGCAAGCCCGTGAAGAAATTTCGCCGCAGCCTGACCTCCACCGTGGAACGGGCCGGCATCCCCTACCCTGTTCGCATGTACGACATCCGGCACCTGTTCGCCTCTGTGATGATCAAGGAAGGGGCAGACGTGGCATTGGTCTCCAAGCTGTTGGGGCATTCGACGGTTCAGACAACGCTGAAGCACTATCGCCACCTCCTGCATGGTGAACTGGCCCAGGCCATTGCCAAGAAACCGGCGCTCCCGGGCCCGAAGCAGAAGGCTGTCATCCATCGCGTGAAGTAG
- a CDS encoding pentapeptide repeat-containing protein: protein MLKHVVKGAFNIARLDPENILTQGTEALKDFGLKDSAGECLLQFLLSAATMAAQKLLFDTPRLQHTPHEARSDLATAMAEAIAKEAEQQTLAVDQAFLETPREHLPFSAVHTVLQPWLHDRLGDKLAAEWTVTRFAVTFEAMWFAVCAKDLERYTTILKGVGVSENDIASRATPNALAWNRYNALLQLQPRLPMMGEAFGLDAVYISLRGYYEGNDTDNQKQQHVVWLDKSIDAWLASPNIRDALRIVCGGPGSGKSSFTKMLAARLATSYATTGWRVLFVPLHRLQNLERSFDKALRGYVQAAELLPFDPLNESRDPLLVILDGLDELAMEDGTRGVEAAKLYVAKVIKSLKAYNSQRARLKVLVSGRDLVVQGATQELRQANMGTDQSMLHVLPYVITSKDVPNAVDPDDLRGKDQRTVWWEHYGKATGRAATGMPEELDTEGLFEMTRRPLLGYLVARLHARTPLSQEESRVSIYEKLLAEVHRRDWDEGGPGHPLDKDSFFQVLEEVAVCVWHNGAGIATLKDVEKRVCGNSQCVKALETIADGAKKQSLGTILLAFYFRHGLGDTSTIEFTHKTFWEYLTARSIVRTFRQMHEEKMNLGSAKWNPQASLETWIGLCCAQNMDQDMYDYVKELVAEEPQKTLVKWQELCAALLSYTVVHGMPMGARPESLSFKAQCQQARNAEIALLAMHCACATKTQQRTALPWPDEQGFHAWLAWLEPVWGTGLTGRLLQGLVLEEQNLQGENLNHADLSRADLRGADLRRATLSGADLRGADLNGAALGLAALGLADLGLAALGFADLRGADLRRANFNGADLSGADLRGADLGRADLSGADLSGADLRRATLHDAIVTNALLKYANVECEALAKAYFDDPALSEALAIGIDLAELPEYRIGSPTSEQVAALETLVTKTKAAEAQK, encoded by the coding sequence GTGCTCAAGCATGTGGTGAAGGGGGCATTCAACATTGCCCGCCTGGATCCTGAAAACATTCTCACCCAGGGCACGGAAGCGCTCAAAGATTTCGGCCTGAAGGATTCGGCCGGGGAGTGCCTGCTCCAGTTTCTCCTTTCCGCCGCAACCATGGCGGCGCAGAAGTTGCTATTTGATACCCCTCGTCTGCAACATACTCCCCATGAAGCCCGTAGCGACCTGGCCACTGCCATGGCCGAAGCCATTGCCAAGGAGGCGGAACAACAGACCCTTGCAGTGGACCAGGCATTTCTCGAAACCCCGCGGGAGCATCTGCCATTCAGCGCGGTGCATACCGTCTTGCAGCCTTGGCTACATGATCGTCTGGGGGACAAACTGGCCGCGGAGTGGACGGTCACGCGCTTTGCCGTCACCTTCGAAGCCATGTGGTTTGCTGTCTGTGCGAAGGATCTGGAGCGGTACACGACCATTCTCAAGGGCGTCGGGGTTTCAGAAAATGACATCGCCTCCAGGGCCACGCCGAACGCGCTTGCGTGGAACCGGTACAACGCCCTGCTGCAGCTGCAGCCCCGGCTGCCCATGATGGGTGAAGCCTTTGGGTTGGACGCCGTCTACATTTCGTTGCGGGGCTATTACGAGGGAAATGACACGGATAACCAAAAACAGCAGCATGTGGTTTGGCTGGACAAATCCATTGATGCTTGGTTGGCATCTCCCAACATACGCGATGCCCTTCGCATCGTCTGCGGCGGTCCGGGAAGCGGCAAGTCCTCCTTCACCAAGATGCTGGCGGCGCGTCTGGCAACATCGTATGCCACCACTGGCTGGCGGGTGCTGTTTGTGCCATTGCATAGACTGCAGAACCTGGAACGATCTTTTGACAAGGCGCTCAGGGGCTATGTGCAGGCAGCCGAATTGCTGCCGTTCGACCCCTTGAACGAATCACGCGATCCCCTGCTGGTCATCCTGGACGGGCTTGATGAGCTGGCCATGGAAGATGGCACCCGTGGGGTCGAGGCTGCCAAGCTGTATGTTGCCAAGGTCATCAAGAGTTTGAAAGCATATAACTCACAGCGGGCACGGCTGAAGGTGTTGGTATCAGGTCGGGACCTGGTGGTTCAGGGTGCAACGCAGGAGCTGCGTCAGGCGAATATGGGGACGGACCAGTCCATGCTGCATGTCTTGCCATATGTAATCACCTCCAAAGATGTCCCCAACGCAGTGGATCCTGATGACCTGCGAGGCAAAGACCAGCGCACGGTGTGGTGGGAGCACTACGGCAAGGCCACAGGTCGTGCGGCGACTGGCATGCCTGAGGAACTTGATACGGAAGGGCTCTTCGAAATGACCAGACGGCCATTGCTTGGCTATCTGGTCGCTCGCCTCCATGCCCGAACCCCCCTCAGCCAGGAGGAAAGCCGGGTCAGCATTTACGAAAAACTGCTTGCGGAAGTCCACAGGCGGGATTGGGACGAGGGAGGGCCTGGGCATCCCTTGGACAAGGACTCTTTTTTCCAGGTGTTGGAGGAAGTTGCCGTGTGCGTCTGGCACAATGGCGCAGGCATCGCGACACTCAAGGACGTGGAAAAAAGGGTCTGCGGGAATTCCCAGTGCGTCAAGGCCTTGGAGACGATTGCCGATGGGGCAAAGAAACAGTCCCTTGGGACGATTTTGCTGGCATTCTATTTTCGGCACGGCCTTGGTGACACCTCCACCATCGAATTTACGCACAAGACCTTTTGGGAGTATTTGACAGCCAGAAGTATTGTGAGGACGTTCCGACAGATGCATGAAGAGAAAATGAACCTTGGTTCCGCAAAGTGGAACCCTCAAGCCTCCTTGGAAACGTGGATTGGGCTTTGCTGTGCCCAAAACATGGACCAAGATATGTATGATTATGTCAAGGAACTTGTCGCTGAGGAGCCTCAAAAAACACTGGTGAAGTGGCAAGAGCTGTGCGCTGCGCTCTTGAGCTATACGGTGGTTCATGGGATGCCCATGGGGGCTCGACCGGAGAGCCTATCTTTCAAGGCCCAGTGCCAGCAGGCTCGCAATGCAGAAATAGCGTTGCTGGCCATGCATTGTGCTTGTGCAACGAAGACGCAGCAGCGGACAGCGCTCCCATGGCCTGATGAACAAGGCTTCCACGCATGGTTGGCATGGCTTGAGCCAGTGTGGGGGACTGGTTTGACAGGTCGCCTACTGCAGGGATTGGTGCTTGAGGAACAGAACTTACAGGGGGAAAACCTCAACCATGCGGACCTCAGCCGTGCGGACCTCCGCGGTGCGGACCTCCGCCGTGCGACCCTCAGCGGTGCGGACCTCCGCGGTGCGGACCTCAACGGTGCGGCCCTCGGCCTTGCGGCCCTCGGCCTTGCGGACCTCGGCCTTGCGGCCCTCGGCTTTGCGGACCTCCGCGGTGCGGACCTCCGCCGTGCGAACTTCAACGGTGCGGACCTCAGCGGTGCGGACCTCCGCGGTGCGGACCTCGGCCGTGCGGACCTCAGCGGTGCGGACCTCAGCGGTGCGGACCTCCGCCGTGCGACCCTCCACGATGCGATAGTTACTAATGCGTTGTTGAAGTACGCCAACGTCGAATGTGAGGCATTAGCCAAAGCATACTTTGACGACCCCGCCCTGAGTGAGGCCCTTGCCATTGGCATAGACCTCGCTGAACTCCCCGAGTACCGCATCGGCAGCCCCACGTCGGAGCAGGTTGCGGCACTGGAAACGCTGGTGACGAAAACCAAGGCCGCCGAGGCCCAAAAATAA
- a CDS encoding helix-turn-helix transcriptional regulator: protein MQGPYLNLKEAAEYCGYSESQFGALLRQYPLPRYGPKRTRYRLADLDAWMERPEDFKPTPTARRPRAMEWKPVQV from the coding sequence ATGCAGGGCCCCTACCTCAACCTCAAGGAGGCCGCCGAATATTGCGGCTACTCCGAGAGCCAGTTCGGCGCCCTGCTGCGGCAATACCCCCTGCCCCGCTACGGCCCCAAGCGAACCCGCTACCGCCTGGCCGACCTGGACGCCTGGATGGAACGCCCCGAAGACTTCAAACCCACACCCACGGCCAGACGGCCGAGGGCAATGGAATGGAAGCCGGTGCAGGTGTGA
- a CDS encoding helix-turn-helix domain-containing protein, with protein MSRPLSAPQEDVLTGIDAAGCSLAETLAAALGRTPGQVERTLYALSDRGLVAGVACRGRCGWVLTPAGTEAVDAIRAAGSATTLADRWC; from the coding sequence ATGAGCCGCCCCCTTTCCGCGCCCCAGGAAGACGTGCTGACGGGGATCGACGCGGCCGGGTGCTCGCTGGCCGAAACCCTCGCCGCCGCCCTGGGCCGCACGCCCGGTCAGGTGGAGCGCACCCTGTACGCCCTGAGTGACCGGGGACTGGTAGCGGGTGTGGCCTGCCGCGGCCGCTGCGGCTGGGTGCTCACCCCGGCCGGCACCGAGGCCGTGGACGCCATCCGCGCTGCCGGCAGTGCGACGACCCTGGCCGACAGGTGGTGCTGA
- a CDS encoding 3'-5' exonuclease family protein, whose amino-acid sequence MPELYRSTIKHYVTVDIETIPGPIPPVLDLDNIKVPKTHKKPEAIKEYIESKRAELEAGKDDEWAKQALHLAQAQIVCIGWAVNDGPVKTVVAPPPTPADNPRIDERAVLTAFVRDLQAMGRFEDPKIIWVGHNFASFDAPRLLLRAWKYGLYWLPEHLHADRYKSNIDDTMEMARGGAWKDFVKLDDLAAFFGLPVKTSHGSEVWGMWKEGRRQELADYCAHDVALTRAVHNRLKPVSPRVRQMLEPEHTPEAEEVL is encoded by the coding sequence ATGCCCGAGCTGTATCGATCCACCATCAAGCACTACGTCACCGTGGACATTGAAACCATTCCCGGCCCCATCCCGCCGGTCCTGGACCTGGACAACATCAAGGTCCCCAAGACCCACAAAAAGCCCGAGGCCATTAAGGAATACATCGAATCCAAGCGCGCCGAACTGGAAGCCGGCAAGGACGACGAATGGGCCAAGCAGGCCCTGCATCTGGCCCAGGCCCAGATCGTGTGCATCGGCTGGGCGGTCAACGACGGGCCGGTCAAGACCGTGGTCGCCCCACCCCCGACGCCGGCGGACAACCCCCGCATCGACGAACGCGCCGTGCTGACCGCCTTTGTCCGGGACCTGCAGGCCATGGGCCGCTTCGAGGATCCCAAGATCATCTGGGTGGGCCACAACTTCGCCAGCTTCGACGCCCCGCGCCTGCTGCTGCGCGCCTGGAAGTACGGCCTTTACTGGCTGCCGGAACACCTGCACGCCGACCGCTACAAGAGCAACATCGACGATACCATGGAGATGGCCCGCGGCGGCGCGTGGAAGGACTTCGTCAAATTGGACGACCTGGCCGCCTTCTTCGGCCTGCCCGTCAAGACCTCCCACGGCTCCGAAGTCTGGGGCATGTGGAAGGAGGGCCGCCGGCAGGAACTGGCCGACTACTGCGCCCACGATGTGGCCCTGACCCGGGCCGTGCACAACCGCCTGAAGCCGGTCTCCCCCAGGGTGCGGCAGATGCTGGAACCCGAACATACCCCCGAAGCGGAGGAGGTGCTGTGA
- a CDS encoding DUF4160 domain-containing protein, translating to MATECGLPSVGNEALWPCHGAMIALWQFMVTAHRIGNIRIDVRGREHNPPHVHIDGPNGPVRVFLNDMTVLGSRKAIRASGEALAWVEANRQALLQLWEELNP from the coding sequence GTGGCGACCGAGTGCGGGCTGCCCAGTGTCGGCAATGAAGCGCTTTGGCCTTGCCATGGTGCAATGATTGCACTATGGCAATTCATGGTCACGGCGCACCGCATTGGCAATATTCGGATTGATGTCCGCGGCAGGGAGCATAACCCGCCGCATGTGCATATTGATGGCCCGAATGGGCCAGTGCGGGTGTTCCTGAATGACATGACGGTACTTGGGTCGCGCAAGGCTATCCGGGCCAGCGGCGAGGCCTTGGCCTGGGTTGAGGCTAATCGTCAGGCGCTGTTGCAACTTTGGGAGGAACTGAACCCATGA
- a CDS encoding DUF2442 domain-containing protein encodes MKRIAYPDTAHARIAEATAEGGTVLLVVWENGSASRIDLASWLDAHADLAGLRTPDTFARVQVGEFGGFVHWGEDGEEEPAIDGLHLWLMEQGQRGVPLTPDALRRWRESRGLTLG; translated from the coding sequence ATGAAACGAATTGCCTATCCTGACACTGCCCACGCACGAATTGCCGAGGCGACCGCAGAAGGCGGCACGGTGCTGCTGGTTGTCTGGGAAAACGGCAGCGCCAGCCGCATCGATCTCGCCTCGTGGCTCGACGCCCACGCAGACTTGGCCGGGCTTCGCACCCCCGACACCTTCGCCCGCGTCCAGGTGGGCGAGTTCGGCGGGTTCGTTCATTGGGGCGAGGACGGCGAAGAGGAGCCGGCCATTGACGGGCTGCATCTGTGGCTCATGGAGCAGGGACAGCGCGGGGTGCCCCTGACCCCTGATGCGCTGAGGCGCTGGCGTGAATCAAGAGGGTTGACGTTGGGCTAG
- a CDS encoding S24 family peptidase, with product MTNAKLLTAATMNADKVFLLAWSAVIDALKKLRDDGETLASIGKRLGGVNPATIKRWIDGERGGQKTAAIDLFRYMNKLGIDTVEILSEGKEIKENFEFVPKVFARPVGGDGGLEFDSSYEDLYAFRKDWLVKKGNLDSIVLMDARGHSMEPTITNGDMLLVSTRQDERLFTTSGDIYAVRHDGQLMVKRLFREKGLIILRSDNHDKQLYRDIEINPHDESVDFEVIGHVKWLGRDLQML from the coding sequence ATGACAAATGCTAAACTGCTAACAGCGGCAACTATGAACGCGGACAAGGTTTTTTTGTTGGCATGGTCTGCTGTTATCGATGCGCTCAAAAAGCTCAGAGATGACGGCGAGACCCTTGCGTCAATTGGGAAAAGGCTCGGGGGGGTGAATCCAGCAACGATCAAGCGGTGGATCGACGGTGAGCGTGGCGGGCAAAAAACAGCAGCAATCGACTTGTTTCGCTATATGAACAAATTAGGGATAGACACCGTAGAGATACTAAGCGAAGGCAAAGAAATTAAAGAAAATTTTGAGTTTGTCCCAAAAGTTTTTGCTCGTCCTGTCGGGGGAGATGGTGGCCTTGAGTTTGACTCTTCATATGAAGATTTGTACGCATTCAGGAAAGACTGGTTGGTAAAAAAGGGGAATCTGGATTCTATCGTGTTGATGGATGCCCGTGGGCATTCAATGGAACCGACAATAACGAATGGCGACATGTTGTTGGTCTCGACTCGCCAAGATGAAAGGCTGTTCACAACAAGCGGGGATATTTACGCTGTGCGACATGATGGGCAACTTATGGTAAAGCGCCTTTTCCGTGAAAAGGGGCTTATTATTTTGAGGAGCGACAACCATGACAAGCAATTATATAGGGATATAGAAATAAATCCACACGATGAGTCTGTAGATTTTGAAGTGATCGGCCATGTGAAGTGGCTTGGTCGTGACCTGCAAATGCTGTGA
- a CDS encoding integrase core domain-containing protein yields MLFSSSSLYPERWRRHYNTVRPHSSLGNMPPAACKETAAAGQNRSATLK; encoded by the coding sequence GTGTTGTTCTCTTCTTCTTCGTTGTATCCGGAGAGGTGGCGGCGGCACTACAACACCGTGCGCCCGCACTCCAGTCTGGGCAACATGCCCCCAGCGGCCTGCAAGGAAACAGCCGCGGCAGGCCAAAACCGGAGCGCCACTCTCAAGTAA
- a CDS encoding transposase, translating to MAELASRHGVHPNQVAAWKQQAKEGIVASFDLPASDGQLIP from the coding sequence GTGGCCGAGCTGGCCAGCAGGCACGGCGTGCACCCCAACCAGGTGGCCGCCTGGAAGCAGCAGGCCAAGGAGGGCATCGTCGCCAGCTTTGATCTGCCGGCTAGCGACGGGCAACTGATTCCTTGA
- a CDS encoding type II toxin-antitoxin system PrlF family antitoxin gives MGTIHELASITSKGQITLPKSIRQLLGVGAGDKVAFELDGSRVVVSRAGEQPHTDPAIVGFLTLLEQDIRSGRHLGTLPEGLAQSMLAAADASPMEDEIEGDVAL, from the coding sequence ATGGGCACCATTCACGAACTCGCCTCCATCACATCCAAGGGACAGATCACCCTGCCGAAGTCTATCCGGCAGCTGCTTGGGGTGGGTGCTGGCGACAAGGTCGCCTTCGAACTGGACGGCTCGCGAGTGGTTGTCAGCCGCGCCGGGGAGCAGCCGCATACGGACCCGGCCATCGTGGGTTTTCTCACGCTGCTGGAGCAGGACATCCGCAGTGGCCGGCATCTCGGCACACTGCCCGAGGGGTTGGCGCAATCGATGCTTGCGGCTGCAGACGCATCTCCCATGGAGGATGAGATCGAAGGCGACGTGGCACTGTGA
- a CDS encoding type II toxin-antitoxin system YhaV family toxin yields MQRHGWTLLFHDCLIEQLQRLEQAAARAMARNPEEAASNANVKLFRALSRLILETIPDDPNREEYRQGNTMGPTFRHWRRAKIGRRFRLFFRFDSNAKVIVFAWVNDEQTLRSAGSRSDPYAVFQKMLHCGHPPDDWAALVKASKEDWPPTE; encoded by the coding sequence ATGCAGCGGCACGGCTGGACCCTGCTTTTCCATGACTGCCTGATCGAACAACTGCAGCGACTTGAGCAGGCGGCAGCGCGTGCCATGGCCCGGAACCCCGAAGAGGCCGCCTCCAACGCCAACGTCAAGCTGTTCCGCGCCCTGTCCCGCCTCATCCTGGAGACCATCCCCGACGATCCCAATCGCGAGGAGTACCGGCAAGGCAACACCATGGGGCCTACATTCCGGCACTGGCGGCGTGCCAAGATCGGCAGGCGTTTCCGGCTATTTTTCCGGTTTGACTCCAACGCCAAGGTCATCGTGTTCGCGTGGGTGAACGACGAGCAGACCCTGCGCTCGGCCGGCAGTAGGTCAGACCCGTATGCTGTTTTCCAAAAGATGTTGCACTGTGGGCATCCTCCTGACGACTGGGCGGCATTGGTCAAGGCCAGCAAGGAAGACTGGCCCCCAACGGAGTAG
- a CDS encoding DNA cytosine methyltransferase, producing the protein MATSHSANNLDPMTLRAVDFFCGGGGMTCGLRMAGINVLGGLDIAADCRETYEFNNRPSRFVEQDVAGLDAEALGSIFDIRRDAPNLIFVGCSPCQYWSKIRTDRGKSEKSAFLLKEFQRFIDSFLPGFVVLENVPGLRSNPQSYLPHFRDFLKNSGYSFADDVIDTSRYGVPQHRHRYLLVASRTCATVTLPIGDTPTVSVRQVIGEKNGFPRIAAGHADNTNFMHTSAELSALNLRRIQTTPHDGGDRLSWKDDPELQIDAYKGRDDIFKDVYGRIRWDTPAPTITTRFNSLSNGRFGHPEEDRALSLREGACLQTFPKSYRFFGPSRNSVARQIGNAVPPLLARHIGKHLIRLSRHGDI; encoded by the coding sequence ATGGCAACTTCTCATTCAGCAAATAATCTAGATCCTATGACGCTTCGGGCTGTTGATTTCTTCTGCGGAGGGGGAGGGATGACATGCGGTTTACGCATGGCTGGAATCAATGTTCTTGGAGGGTTGGATATTGCGGCCGATTGCAGGGAAACATACGAGTTCAACAACCGTCCCTCGCGCTTCGTAGAGCAGGACGTTGCCGGACTTGACGCGGAGGCCTTGGGCAGCATTTTCGACATCCGCCGAGACGCCCCCAACTTGATTTTCGTGGGCTGCAGCCCGTGTCAGTATTGGAGCAAGATTCGCACGGACCGCGGCAAAAGTGAGAAGAGTGCCTTTTTGCTCAAGGAATTTCAACGGTTCATAGACTCCTTTTTGCCGGGATTCGTCGTGCTGGAAAATGTTCCCGGCCTGCGAAGCAATCCGCAAAGCTACCTCCCCCACTTCCGAGACTTCCTGAAAAACTCCGGCTATTCCTTTGCCGACGATGTCATCGATACGAGCCGGTACGGCGTGCCCCAGCATCGTCATCGGTATCTTCTCGTAGCCTCGCGTACATGTGCAACCGTAACCTTGCCAATAGGTGATACACCTACAGTCAGCGTGAGGCAGGTAATAGGCGAGAAAAACGGCTTCCCGCGCATTGCAGCTGGCCATGCAGACAATACAAACTTCATGCATACCTCAGCTGAACTCTCAGCTTTAAATCTGCGTCGCATCCAGACGACGCCGCACGACGGCGGGGACAGGCTTAGTTGGAAGGACGACCCGGAGCTGCAAATCGACGCCTACAAGGGCAGGGATGACATCTTTAAGGACGTTTATGGTCGCATTCGATGGGATACGCCGGCACCGACCATTACCACCCGGTTTAACAGCCTGTCCAACGGCCGTTTCGGCCATCCAGAGGAAGATCGGGCCCTATCTCTTCGGGAAGGAGCTTGTCTGCAAACATTTCCGAAAAGCTATCGCTTCTTCGGGCCGAGCCGCAACTCCGTAGCCCGGCAAATCGGCAACGCCGTCCCCCCGTTACTGGCCAGACACATCGGAAAACATCTTATAAGGTTGAGTCGTCATGGCGACATTTAA